The DNA region ttcacctggcttcactcaccaggattttcctcctgcctaacatcccagttaggacttcccagtcaagtatccggtcatccttgacctacttgactcttcttcaatcaatatcttattgtcaaacatctaaacccaaaccaagactcagcttggtcaaccaggtcaaccttgacctgagggatgttgcaccaacacttatagttttaaatttccttgtactgcagaaaatggtaaagaatggctaaactaaagggagcagcagggagggcaaagatgtgtgtggtagtggcatgGTAGAAGAGATCTGTGTTTTGTGCTTCCagacttatatatgttttaaactTTTACATGTGAACTATTTATTTTCTTGCTACTTTTGATGATATTAACTTGAATTtgtttggatggtttatacttaaggtgaacttatactttcccttgtttccatgaaaccttgaaatgttaagtacttgttagttatcatgaactctagagaacAATATACATGTTTAGCTTCCTTTTTATTTAGTACGCTCTATGCTCTAGttaaacaagcatgtatcatgtttcaagtaatagatagtaaataaattttatatgcatgaatgctGGCATGTTCACCTAGGTTGTttatataattaagttttaaaaaaaaaattcttccgctgcaatgattgcatatgcatgtatgtatgttcgcgtagcgccgcccttaCTATCAGTAGGGGAAGGACGGGCGTTACAATATTACACGAAATAAACATTCGTATTATCATACAATGTTGAAATTCCTTGCTAAAATTCATTATCCTTGGGTCTAGAtagtcttatttttttaatatgaagaAATAAAGAAACCATTGCAATTATCAGAAATACTAGACCCCCTATAGGTAAAAAATGGAGGATAAATTAAAATATGTCATAGAATAAATATTCTATGCCTTGATTTACTATTTCTATCTATTAAAAAGATATCCTCTTATGTTTATTTAGGATATACCTATAGTAAGTAAtatcaaattattattatattataaataatattatttataagtGATAAATAATATAAACTAGAATTCTATATATAGTAAGTAGTATCCagttattattatattataaataatattatttataagtGATAAATAATATAAACTAGAATTCTATTAGCTATAtgattagattatatatatatatataataaatttaaaactttataaGCATATTTCTGTCGTATTATTaggattatttttaaaagaaaaatttctatttttaaccGCCAATTCTTGAGTTCTACTCTTATTATTGTTGCTCTACCTTTTCTCTATATTATGATGATTGACTTAAGTATTCGAGGACAGCAAATGAAGTCCACGATTAGTGAAGCTGTCATCTATTGAAtcaataagtatcatatttttaatccaattagttttatttttgagttgccataataacctaaattaatatttttcttaacttaagtttttaatttggtTACGTTACTTTtggttaattattattttttattcaagTATCAATCAATTTGTATTACCTAATATATCACTAGCTATCTTACCCACGCGATATTTAtgtcaaataattaaaaaatattattacgatttattctataaaaattttaatttaaaaataaaatagaaagtaAGTTATTAATTATACCTCAAATGAATAGATGcaactataattttttttgaaaaaacgaTCGGATATATAGGTAGATTAATGTAGCTATATTGATATATTGAAgagttaaattagatgaattgatgAGTTATAGTATAAAAAGAATAATAAGTTAGAGAGAGTGAGAGGAGAGAATGATAgagaataaataataattaagatgaaaaaaaaaaagtaatgcaGATAATAAAAATTAGATTATACCTTTGTGTTTTGtgaataagaaaaaattaaaataaataataaattttaaaattatttttatataaaaaaatattaacataaataatttttgtgttgatttttaattaaatatctaagaTATATACAGATATATAGATGAAATAAACATTGGAAcactttttttaatatatttttaaacaaaTAATCCATTCATGATTATGACAGATTATGGCAACAGACCATAATTGACTGACCGAGAGCTGGCGCCTGGCGGCCTAGGACCAGAATTAGTAGGGCTCATATTTTATGTTAACTATTAAATACGACCAAAAATgatcttaattaataattaattcataaaaaaaattatgaattgaTTTTCGAATCTCATCGGATTAATTCTATCCAGGTTTGACCAGCTGCCGTTTGAACCGGGGCGGAATCTCCAATTTCTATTTTTGCCCGGTGAACCGCTGCTCCACCCTTTCTTAACCTATCCCTCACCCCTTCCGTATTTATATCAGCAAATTGACCCTTGCCGTTTCCGATCGGCTCCTGAAGCCGCCGTCGTGCTCCCCTTCggtctcctctcctctccccatTTCCTCCCTTGTGTTCTTCGATTGCCTTGTGTTCTTCGTCAATCGCTCTTCTACATGtctgtttgattttaattttcgtGAGTTGTTTTCTACGATTTGCCTGTGACTGAGAAGTATTTTGGCAATGGGAAGTGTTTCGGGAACCGAGGAGGGCGGAAAGATGAAGAGGCGGTGGTGCTCTTGCAGCAAGGAAGACTTCCTGCCGGAGGAGTCGTTCCAGAGCTGGGCCAACTACAGAAAGGCCCTCGGCGAGACGGGCCTCCGCCTCAAGGATCGGATCACGGCTCGCTCCGTCGACAAGTTCGAGATCACCGAGATCAAGGCCCGAAGCGGAAACGAGATGAAGAAGAGCCTCTCCTGGTGGGATCTCATTTGGTTCGGGATCGGCGCGGTCATCGGCTCCGGCATCTTCGTCCTCACCGGCCAGGAGGCTCGTGATGAAGCTGGACCCGCCGTCATCCTCTCCTACGTCGTCTCCGGTGTCTCCGCGATGCTTTCTGTGTTCTGCTACACCGAGTTCGCCATCGAGATCCCCGTCGCCGGTAAGACGCTGCTCTTCCTCACCTGGGAATCGACCCTGTTTTGAAGTTGAACATAGATTGAAGAAACTGTGGTCAGGTGGTTCCTTCGCGTACTTGCGGGTGGAGCTCGGTGACTTCGTGGCCTTCGTGACGGCCGGGAACATCATCCTCGAGTACGTAATCGGAGGCGCTGCCGTCGCTCGTTCGTGGACGTCCTATTTCGCCACGCTCCTCAACCACCACCCGAACGACTTCCGTATCCACGCCACCGGCCTCGCCGCCGATTACAGCCGTCTCGACCCTATCGCCGTCGTTGTAATCACCGTGATCTGCATCGCTGCCGTGATGTCCACAAAGGCGTCCTCCCGCTTCAACTACGTGGCCTCCATTGTCCACCTCCTCATCATCCTCTTCATCATCATTGCCGGGCTCATTCAGGCTGACACCGAGAACCTCACCGCCGACTTCGCACCTTATGGCGCCCGCGGCATCTTCGCGGCCGCCTCCGTGCTTTTCTTCGCATACATCGGCTTCGACGCAGTCTCCACCATGGCGGAGGAGACCAAGAACCCGGCGAAGGATATTCCGCTGGGGCTCGTGGGGTCGATGGTCATCGTCACGTTGTGCTATTGCTTGATGGCGGTCACGCTCTGTCTGATGGTGCCCTACAACCATATCGACCCCGATGCCCCTTTCTCGGTGGCGTTCTCCGCCA from Zingiber officinale cultivar Zhangliang chromosome 4B, Zo_v1.1, whole genome shotgun sequence includes:
- the LOC121977247 gene encoding cationic amino acid transporter 1-like: MGSVSGTEEGGKMKRRWCSCSKEDFLPEESFQSWANYRKALGETGLRLKDRITARSVDKFEITEIKARSGNEMKKSLSWWDLIWFGIGAVIGSGIFVLTGQEARDEAGPAVILSYVVSGVSAMLSVFCYTEFAIEIPVAGGSFAYLRVELGDFVAFVTAGNIILEYVIGGAAVARSWTSYFATLLNHHPNDFRIHATGLAADYSRLDPIAVVVITVICIAAVMSTKASSRFNYVASIVHLLIILFIIIAGLIQADTENLTADFAPYGARGIFAAASVLFFAYIGFDAVSTMAEETKNPAKDIPLGLVGSMVIVTLCYCLMAVTLCLMVPYNHIDPDAPFSVAFSAIGMDWAKYIVAFGALKGMTTVLLVSAVGQARYLTHIARTHMVPPWLAQVHGATGTPINATVVMLVATAVIAFFTSLGILANLLSISTLFIFMLVAVALIVRRYYVAGVTTEANRKKLVASIAAILAASLAMALLWATVIELWVWYVVALVVWLAATGYLWWAVPQARTPEKWGVPLVPWLPSASIAINIFLLGSIDGPSYVRFSIWTLLLLVYYFFFGLHASYDTAKSSAAATGVGV